In Eschrichtius robustus isolate mEscRob2 chromosome 11, mEscRob2.pri, whole genome shotgun sequence, the following proteins share a genomic window:
- the FOLR2 gene encoding folate receptor beta: MPWKLTPLLLFLAWMAYKCNARARTDLFNVCMDAKHHKIKPGPEDKLHDQCIPWKKNACCSAKVSQELHRDTSSLYNFNWDHCGKMEPACKRHFIQDNCLYECSPNLGPWIQEVNQSWRKERFLNVPLCKEDCQSWWEDCRTSYTCKTNWQKGWNWTSGSNKCPTGTTCGTFEFYFPTPAALCEGLWSHSYKLSNYSRGSGRCIQMWFDPAQGNPNEEVARFYALAMSAGAMPQGIRPLLLCLALILPLWLHD; this comes from the exons ATGCCCTGGAAATTGACACCCCTTCTGCTGTTTCTGGCCTGGATGGCCTACAAGTGCAATGCCCGGGCCAGGACAGACCTGTTCAATGTCTGCATGGATGCCAAGCACCACAAGATAAAGCCAGGCCCTGAGGACAAGCTACATGACCAG TGCATCCCCTGGAAGAAGAATGCCTGCTGCTCTGCCAAAGTCAGCCAGGAGCTGCACAGGGACACCTCCTCCCTGTATAACTTTAACTGGGATCACTGTGGCAAAATGGAGCCCGCCTGCAAGCGCCACTTCATTCAGGACAACTGTTTGTACGAGTGCTCACCCAATCTGGGGCCCTGGATCCAGGAG GTGAACCAGAGCTGGCGCAAAGAACGGTTCCTGAACGTGCCCCTGTGCAAAGAGGACTGTCAGAGCTGGTGGGAAGACTGCCGCACCTCCTACACCTGCAAGACCAACTGGCAAAAGGGCTGGAACTGGACCTCAG GATCTAACAAGTGTCCAACTGGGACCACCTGTGGCACATTTGAGTTCTACTTCCCCACGCCGGCAGCCCTGTGTGAGGGCCTCTGGAGTCACTCCTACAAGCTCAGCAACTACAGCCGGGGCAGTGGCCGCTGCATCCAGATGTGGTTCGACCCCGCCCAGGGCAATCCCAACGAGGAGGTGGCGAGGTTCTATGCCTTGGCCATGAGTGCTGGGGCCATGCCCCAGGGGATTAGACCTCTCCTGCTCTGCCTGGCCCTGATTTTGCCACTCTGGCTCCATGACTGA